Within Candidatus Obscuribacterales bacterium, the genomic segment GAGAGCCTGGAATAAATCCGCGCAGACCTTCGATGCGAACCAGCGCACCCCCTCGGTTGGTTGCAAAGACACTGGAGCGCACTGTGGCATCTTCCGCTTGAAGCTGACGAACCCGCTCCCAGGCTCGCATGTATTCAATACGTCGGATCGACAGTGTTAGCTGACCATCTTCATTTTCATCCGTCAAAATGAAGAATTCGCGAGTTTCATTCGATTGCAACACCTCTTCAGGGGTTTCAATACGATTGATTGACATCTCTTGAATCGGAATATAGGCCGCTGTTTTAGCACCAATGTCAATCAGAGCACCTCTTGGCTCTAGGCTGAAAACCGTTCCAGCCACAATATCGCCGGGGCTGAAATGATAGTCATACTTATCAAGGAGTGCCGCAAAATCTTCGTGTGTAAAACCGATATCTGGTGTTTTCTGATTGACCATGCTAGTTTTATCCCAGTGTTTTTCTCCGTAAACGATAGGGTCAAAGTCTTGAACAGTGCATCCACGGTTTGCCGTCCTTGCATTCGTTTCATACAAGGTCATGGCCAAGACAGACATTCAGTCTAGTGAGCAACCCAGCCCTAGGAAGACTATGATAACTCACTGGACTGCAATCGCGAAACTGATTTTCCAAATCTCATCCAGTTGTTAGCCAAATGCGTGCGATCGTTACAGGTACGCTTTTCCCTATCCAAGCTAAACGTATAGCAATTCTGGACTAAGTTGGTACCAAGCTTGGTGATCATCGGAAGCAATTTGCTCAATCAGGCTAGCAAGACGAAGAGCTTTGAGAGCTTGTTGTCCACCCACCGAGGGCTGATCGCCGCCGCGCACACAGGTGACAAAATGTTCTAGCTCGGCATGGAGCGGCTCTATATTGCTGGTATGAACTTTCTCAATTAAGCCATCTTGCCGATAAAGCACCTGACCGTAGTCCGTGGAGCAATTAGCCGTAGTCTGCCGATGAATGAGGATGGCATTGTTGAGAAAATCGGCCTCGGTGAGGGAGTGCTGGCAGTGGGCGGCAATCTGACGAATCTTGCGGTGGGTGACTTTGCTGGCTGTGAGGGTGGCAACGACGCCATTGGCAAAGCCAAGGGTGGCAGTGACATAGTCCAAGTGGTGAGAGCTGGTAGTGCGGCTACCGGTTGCCGTGAGTTTTTCCACCGGAGCCCCAGCTAGTTCTAGTAAGAGATCGATGTCGTGAATCATCAGATCGAGCACCACCGAGACATCATTGGCTCGATGGGAATAGGGACTCATGCGATGGGCTTCTAGCGCCAAAATTTTGTCGGTTTTTAGAACCTTGCTGAGTTCTTGAAAGGCAGGGTTAAACCGTTCAATATGTCCCACTTGCAGGATTGC encodes:
- a CDS encoding Gfo/Idh/MocA family oxidoreductase → MQDPTANGSLCYESASPQRGQSAEPIRVGVIGVGNMGQHHTRVLSLLKDVKLAGISDIDVERGIDTASKYRVRFFEHYQDLLEHVDAVCIAVPTRLHHAVGMACLQAGVHVLIEKPIAANIAEAESLVNAAAAARAILQVGHIERFNPAFQELSKVLKTDKILALEAHRMSPYSHRANDVSVVLDLMIHDIDLLLELAGAPVEKLTATGSRTTSSHHLDYVTATLGFANGVVATLTASKVTHRKIRQIAAHCQHSLTEADFLNNAILIHRQTTANCSTDYGQVLYRQDGLIEKVHTSNIEPLHAELEHFVTCVRGGDQPSVGGQQALKALRLASLIEQIASDDHQAWYQLSPELLYV